In a genomic window of Cynocephalus volans isolate mCynVol1 chromosome 1, mCynVol1.pri, whole genome shotgun sequence:
- the TEX55 gene encoding testis-specific expressed protein 55, which yields MAEPPEEAPDQSLGHESTAAPPTAGHSNVQEEDNQKNQAKEEADNQTDHRIAGQTDHRLSGQAEPSLFGQPDHKVSEHVEARTSSQANLRVDQGWFEQTKGESSSQADNVEFEEDEDQVFDLTDRRISDQIDHRMSSQAERGTSVWVDHRMSSQAERRISEQTDHRLSGPAGQGSSEKIDLRSSGLVDQKTSQWIDQIQPDQADHRTSVKTHHQVYNQDTELPEHQAVDQVDSHADQLIVDKADYSESDQADHLVDKQAEYEEDHLPYYGTLGQSEDKTFPKFGYSKEHKDADYRIQPCKFEDSQTDLNSKLLVAMETETESATVSQAYNPADSRFTSNFQARDPDFFQRFPSISPKLDDLISQEKTQAIETNSDFSEFKQEKSSHIYNQTYRRRFPLIVYEDPYQVSLQYVEKHHILQIFQQITEKLVYEKPEDPLNFMLCQLQ from the exons atggcagagcctCCAGAAGAGGCCCCAGACCAATCCTTGGGACATGAAAGCACAGCCGCGCCCCCAACTGCAGGCCACAGTAATGTCCAGGAAGAAGACAACCAGAAGAACCAGGCCAAAGAGGAGGCAGATAACCAAACCGATCACAGAATAGCGGGCCAGACTGACCACAGACTGTCTGGCCAGGCTGAACCCTCCTTATTTGGCCAACCTGACCACAAAGTATCTGAACACGTTGAGGCCAGAACATCTAGTCAAGCTAATCTAAGAGTAGACCAAGGATGGTTTGAACAGACTAAAGGCGAGTCATCTAGCCAAGCTGATAATGTGGAGTTTGAAGAGGATGAGGACCAGGTGTTTGACCTGACAGACCGAAGAATTTCTGATCAGATTGACCATAGAATGTCCAGCCAGGCTGAGAGAGGAACTTCTGTCTGGGTTGACCACAGAATGTCGAGCCAGGCTGAGAGAAGAATTTCTGAGCAGACTGACCACAGATTGTCTGGCCCAGCTGGCCAAGGAAGTTCTGAAAAGATTGACCTTAGGTCATCTGGCCTGGTTGACCAAAAAACTTCTCAATGGATTGACCAGATACAGCCTGACCAAGCTGACCACAGAACATCTGTAAAGACTCACCACCAAGTATATAACCAAGACACTGAATTACCTGAACACCAGGCTGTTGACCAAGTTGACAGCCATGCTGATCAACTTATAGTTGACAAGGCTGACTACAGTGAATCTGACCAGGCTGACCACTTAGTGGACAAACAGGCTGAGTATGAAGAAGACCACCTGCCTTACTATGGAACACTTGGACAGTCTGAGGACAAAACATTTCCCAAGTTTGGCTACAGCAAGGAGCACAAAGATGCTGACTACAGAATACAGCCCTGCAAATTTGAGGACAGCCAAACAGACCTGAATTCCAAGCTTTTAGTTGCAATGGAAACTGAAACTGAAAGTGCAACTGTTAGCCAAGCCTACAACCCTGCTGATTCCAGATTCACCAGTAATTTTCAAGCAAGAGACCCAGACTTTTTCCAGAGATTCCCCTCCATCTCACCCAAATTGGACGATCTCATCAGTCAAGAAAAAACTCAAGCCATAGAAACCAATTCT GATTTTTCAGAATTCAAGCAAGAAAAGAGTTCTCATATATACAATCAAACTTATAGGAGGAGGTTCCCTCTTATAGTATATGAAGATCCTTATCAAGTTTCACTCCAATACGTGGAGAAACACcacattctgcaaatattccag